A single region of the Vibrio cyclitrophicus genome encodes:
- the metJ gene encoding met regulon transcriptional regulator MetJ, protein MADWNGEYISPYAEHGKKSEQVKKITVSIPLKVLKVLTDERTRRQINNLRHATNSELLCEAFLHAYTGQPLPTDEDLRKDRPDDIPAEVKKLMTEMGIEFEAFDEE, encoded by the coding sequence ATGGCCGACTGGAATGGTGAATACATAAGCCCATATGCTGAGCATGGAAAGAAAAGCGAACAAGTAAAGAAAATTACAGTTTCTATCCCTCTAAAAGTGTTAAAGGTTCTTACTGACGAGCGCACTCGCCGCCAGATTAATAACCTACGCCATGCAACAAACAGTGAGCTACTGTGCGAAGCCTTTCTACATGCGTACACGGGCCAACCACTACCAACGGATGAAGACCTTCGTAAAGATCGTCCTGACGATATCCCTGCTGAAGTGAAAAAACTGATGACAGAAATGGGTATCGAGTTCGAAGCGTTTGACGAAGAATAA
- the rpmE gene encoding 50S ribosomal protein L31, producing the protein MKAGIHPEYKAVTATCSCGNTFEFNSTLAKESIHLDVCDKCHPFYTGKQRIVDTGGRVDRFNKRFGALSSKK; encoded by the coding sequence ATGAAAGCTGGAATCCACCCAGAATACAAAGCAGTTACTGCAACTTGTTCTTGCGGCAACACATTTGAGTTCAACTCAACGCTAGCAAAAGAATCAATCCACCTAGACGTATGTGACAAATGTCACCCGTTCTACACTGGTAAGCAACGTATCGTAGATACTGGCGGCCGTGTTGATCGCTTCAACAAGCGTTTCGGTGCTCTTTCTAGCAAGAAGTAA
- a CDS encoding PadR family transcriptional regulator: MSLPHVILTVLSTRDATGYDITKEFSASIGYFWKASHQQVYRELNKMAQNDQVTCVLEPQEGKPDRKVYSITDAGRGALGEWFEQPTAHPTVRDEFSAKLMACAVQPSDAYRVQLAELVEESRKLVSHYREIEAAYYATPSTLDKQARLERLTLRRNLLIREAWIVWAEEVLLELGALA; encoded by the coding sequence ATGTCATTACCACACGTAATTCTAACCGTTTTAAGTACACGCGATGCTACTGGTTACGATATCACAAAAGAATTCTCCGCAAGCATTGGTTACTTCTGGAAAGCTAGCCATCAACAAGTTTACCGCGAGCTAAATAAAATGGCTCAGAACGACCAGGTAACTTGCGTGCTTGAGCCTCAAGAAGGCAAACCTGATCGTAAAGTTTACTCTATCACTGATGCTGGCCGTGGCGCGCTAGGTGAATGGTTTGAACAACCGACTGCACACCCAACCGTTCGTGATGAGTTCTCAGCTAAGCTAATGGCTTGTGCTGTACAACCTTCTGACGCTTACCGTGTACAACTTGCTGAGCTAGTAGAAGAGTCTCGCAAACTGGTTTCTCACTACCGTGAAATCGAAGCGGCTTACTACGCAACGCCATCAACACTAGACAAGCAAGCACGCCTTGAGCGTCTTACTCTTCGTCGTAACCTACTTATCCGTGAAGCATGGATTGTATGGGCTGAAGAAGTACTGCTTGAACTTGGTGCTCTTGCTTAA
- a CDS encoding O-succinylhomoserine (thiol)-lyase, with product MSSRKPATIAVRTGIESDTQHHAVVPPIYLSTNYGFPAFGEVPKYDYTRSGNPNRGLLETALFELESGKGAVVTNCGTSALNLWVSAFLGGDDLIIAPHDCYGGTYRLFNTRSLKGDFKVLFVDQSDQAALDAAIALKPKLILIETPSNPLVRVVDIAETCRKAKEVGALVAVDNTFLTPVFQKPLELGADFVIHSTTKYINGHSDVIGGVVVTKTEEHAEELAWWGNCIGATGTPFDSYMTLRGIRTLGARMRVHEESSREILASLQQQDLVGTIYHPSLPEHPGHDIAKKQQSGFGSMLSFEFAGSFEALKYFVDKLELFSLAESLGGVESLICHPASMTHRAMGEEALAEAGVSQQLLRLSVGLEDAEDLIDDLKQAFEKTQGFIAEGEG from the coding sequence ATGAGCAGCCGGAAGCCAGCAACAATCGCAGTACGTACTGGTATCGAGTCAGACACGCAACACCATGCCGTTGTCCCACCCATTTATCTTTCGACTAACTATGGATTTCCCGCTTTTGGTGAAGTGCCAAAGTACGATTACACCCGTTCTGGTAACCCAAACCGCGGTTTACTAGAAACGGCACTGTTTGAGCTTGAGTCGGGCAAAGGCGCGGTGGTCACTAACTGTGGTACCTCGGCGCTTAACTTATGGGTTTCTGCTTTCCTAGGCGGCGATGATCTTATTATCGCACCCCACGACTGCTATGGTGGTACTTACCGTCTGTTTAACACTCGCTCGCTGAAAGGTGACTTTAAAGTTCTGTTCGTTGATCAATCGGATCAAGCCGCACTGGATGCGGCGATCGCGCTTAAGCCAAAGTTGATCTTAATCGAAACACCATCGAATCCATTAGTTCGTGTGGTTGATATTGCAGAGACTTGCCGTAAAGCGAAAGAGGTAGGTGCTCTGGTTGCTGTCGACAACACGTTTTTGACGCCGGTGTTCCAAAAGCCTTTAGAGCTGGGTGCGGATTTTGTTATTCACTCAACCACTAAGTACATCAACGGACACTCGGACGTTATTGGTGGTGTTGTCGTTACGAAAACTGAAGAGCACGCTGAAGAGCTTGCATGGTGGGGCAACTGTATTGGTGCGACCGGCACACCATTTGATAGCTACATGACTTTACGTGGTATTCGTACGCTAGGTGCACGTATGCGAGTTCACGAAGAAAGCTCACGTGAAATTCTGGCGTCTCTGCAGCAACAAGATCTCGTCGGCACTATTTACCACCCAAGCCTTCCTGAGCATCCGGGTCATGATATCGCGAAGAAACAGCAGTCTGGCTTTGGCTCAATGCTGAGCTTCGAGTTTGCAGGTTCATTTGAGGCGCTTAAGTACTTTGTTGATAAATTAGAGCTGTTCTCTTTGGCAGAATCACTGGGCGGTGTGGAAAGCTTAATTTGCCACCCTGCGTCGATGACTCACCGTGCGATGGGCGAAGAAGCACTGGCAGAAGCGGGCGTTTCTCAACAGTTACTGCGTCTTTCTGTTGGCCTTGAAGATGCAGAAGACTTAATCGATGACCTCAAGCAAGCGTTTGAAAAAACACAAGGCTTTATCGCTGAAGGGGAGGGTTAG
- the ppc gene encoding phosphoenolpyruvate carboxylase: protein MTMNEKYAALKSNVSMLGRLLGNTIQDAHGDVILEKVETIRKLSKSARAGNKADRDSLVEEIKNLPNEQLTPVARAFNQFLNLTNMAEQYHTISRHCEEHVCEPDVLQSLFSKLNQNDISKLDAAQAVRDLNIELVLTAHPTEITRRTMINKLVKINECLSKLELSDLSHKERVKTERRLEQLIAQGWHSDVIRQQRPTPLDEAKWGFAVVENSLWEAVPDFLREMDGRLKGYLGEGLPIDARPVHFSSWMGGDRDGNPFVTHTITKEVLRLSRWKAADLYLGDVNELITELSMTKCNDAVRELAGDEHEAYRAILKSLRTLLNNTLEVLDAKLHDAEVPKKETLQNIDQLWTPLYACYQSLHECGMGVIADGSLLDTLRRLKAFGVHLVRLDVRQESTRHSDVLSELTRYLGIGDYDQWSEQDKVAFLTNELSSKRPLLPRDWEPSEQVKEVLDTCKVVAAQPREAFGAYVISMARTASDVLAVHLLLQECGCPYRMDVCPLFETLDDLNNSEAVMKQLMSIDLYRGFIQNHQMVMIGYSDSAKDAGVMSAGWAQYDAMDKLVKVCDEEGIELTLFHGRGGTVGRGGAPAHAALLSQPPKSLKGGLRVTEQGEMIRFKLGLPDVAVNSFNLYASAILEANLLPPPEPKQEWRDLMEVLSQVSCEAYRNVVRGEEKFVPYFRQATPELELGKLPLGSRPAKRNPNGGVESLRAIPWIFSWSQNRLVLPAWLGAGEAIQYSVDQGHQALLEEMCREWPFFSTRLGMLEMVYSKCNMEIAKYYDQRLVDEELLPLGELLREQLQKDIKAVLNVENNENLMQSDPWGLESIRLRNIYVEPLNMLQAELLYRTRKCETPPAELEEALMVTIAGIAAGMRNTG, encoded by the coding sequence ATGACAATGAACGAGAAATACGCCGCTCTCAAGAGTAACGTAAGCATGCTGGGACGCTTGCTAGGTAACACAATCCAAGATGCACATGGTGACGTTATCTTAGAGAAAGTGGAGACTATCCGTAAACTTTCCAAATCCGCCCGCGCAGGCAACAAAGCTGACCGTGACAGCCTAGTTGAAGAAATCAAAAACCTGCCGAACGAACAACTCACTCCTGTTGCTCGTGCATTTAACCAATTTCTCAACCTCACCAATATGGCAGAGCAGTACCACACCATCTCTCGCCACTGTGAGGAGCATGTTTGCGAACCAGACGTGCTGCAATCTCTATTTTCCAAATTAAACCAGAATGACATCAGCAAGCTAGACGCGGCTCAAGCCGTTCGCGACCTGAACATTGAACTCGTTCTGACTGCACACCCAACAGAAATCACTCGTCGTACCATGATCAACAAGCTGGTTAAGATCAACGAGTGTCTGTCTAAATTAGAATTAAGCGACCTATCACACAAAGAGCGTGTGAAAACCGAACGTCGCCTGGAGCAACTTATCGCTCAAGGTTGGCACTCAGATGTGATTCGTCAGCAACGCCCTACGCCACTTGATGAAGCTAAATGGGGCTTTGCAGTTGTTGAGAACTCGCTTTGGGAAGCTGTGCCAGATTTCCTACGTGAAATGGACGGCCGACTAAAAGGCTACCTTGGTGAAGGCCTGCCAATTGATGCACGCCCGGTACACTTCTCATCTTGGATGGGCGGTGACCGCGATGGTAATCCATTTGTAACGCACACCATCACCAAAGAAGTGCTGCGCCTATCTCGCTGGAAAGCCGCTGACCTGTACCTAGGTGACGTAAACGAGCTGATTACCGAACTGTCGATGACTAAGTGTAATGATGCCGTTCGTGAGCTAGCGGGTGACGAGCACGAAGCTTACCGTGCAATCCTAAAGAGCCTACGTACTCTGCTGAACAACACGCTAGAAGTGCTTGATGCGAAACTGCACGACGCTGAAGTACCGAAGAAAGAAACACTACAGAACATCGACCAACTTTGGACTCCGCTTTACGCGTGTTACCAATCGCTGCACGAATGTGGCATGGGCGTAATCGCAGACGGTTCTCTACTTGATACCCTGCGTCGCCTGAAAGCATTCGGTGTGCACTTGGTTCGTCTCGATGTTCGTCAAGAAAGTACACGTCACTCAGATGTGCTGTCTGAACTGACTCGCTACCTAGGCATTGGCGATTACGACCAGTGGAGTGAGCAAGACAAGGTTGCTTTCTTAACTAATGAATTAAGCTCAAAACGCCCGCTGCTACCACGCGACTGGGAGCCATCTGAACAGGTCAAAGAGGTTTTAGACACCTGTAAAGTGGTTGCTGCTCAACCTCGTGAAGCCTTCGGTGCTTACGTGATTTCTATGGCTCGTACTGCATCAGATGTACTGGCTGTTCACTTGCTGCTACAAGAATGTGGTTGCCCGTACCGCATGGACGTATGTCCTCTGTTCGAAACGCTAGACGACTTGAACAACTCAGAAGCGGTAATGAAACAGTTAATGAGCATCGACTTGTACCGTGGCTTTATCCAGAACCACCAAATGGTGATGATTGGATATTCTGACTCAGCGAAAGATGCCGGCGTAATGTCTGCAGGTTGGGCTCAGTACGACGCGATGGACAAACTGGTTAAGGTTTGTGACGAAGAAGGCATCGAACTGACTCTATTCCACGGCCGTGGCGGTACAGTTGGTCGTGGTGGTGCTCCAGCGCACGCAGCCCTTCTTTCTCAACCACCTAAGAGCTTGAAAGGCGGCTTACGTGTAACTGAGCAAGGCGAAATGATCCGCTTTAAGCTTGGCTTGCCAGATGTTGCCGTAAACAGCTTCAACCTATACGCAAGTGCGATTCTAGAAGCGAACCTTCTGCCGCCACCTGAACCAAAACAAGAATGGCGCGACCTAATGGAAGTGCTGTCTCAAGTCTCTTGTGAGGCTTACCGTAACGTGGTTCGCGGTGAAGAGAAATTCGTACCTTACTTCCGTCAAGCTACGCCAGAGCTAGAGTTAGGCAAATTGCCCCTCGGTTCTCGCCCTGCGAAACGTAACCCGAACGGTGGCGTAGAAAGCTTGCGTGCGATTCCATGGATCTTCTCATGGAGCCAAAACCGTTTGGTACTTCCAGCATGGTTAGGCGCAGGTGAAGCCATTCAATACTCAGTAGACCAAGGCCATCAAGCGCTACTTGAAGAAATGTGTCGTGAGTGGCCATTCTTCTCAACTCGTCTGGGTATGTTGGAAATGGTGTACTCAAAGTGCAACATGGAAATTGCCAAGTACTACGACCAACGTCTTGTTGATGAAGAGCTATTACCTCTGGGTGAGTTACTGCGTGAACAGCTACAAAAAGACATCAAAGCAGTACTGAATGTAGAAAATAACGAGAACTTGATGCAGAGCGACCCTTGGGGGCTTGAGTCAATTCGCCTACGTAACATCTACGTTGAGCCACTAAACATGCTTCAAGCAGAGCTGCTTTACCGTACTCGTAAGTGTGAAACACCACCAGCAGAGCTAGAAGAAGCGCTAATGGTGACGATTGCAGGCATTGCAGCAGGTATGCGAAACACTGGTTAA
- a CDS encoding malate dehydrogenase → MSEDSSQAQSSQELSPQEQFRQQALDYHEFPIPGKIAVELTKPANSAEDLALAYSPGVAEPVREIAQNVDNVYKYTGKGNMVAVISNGTAILGLGNLGPIASKPVMEGKALLFKRFAGLDSIDIEVKHRTIDEFVDTVANIADTFGGINLEDIKAPDCFEIERRLIERCDVPVFHDDQHGTAIVTAAGMLNAIELQGKKLEECKIVCLGAGAAAVACMELLIKCGAQREKIYMLDRKGVIHTRRDDLNEYKELFANNTDKRTLEDVIEGADLFLGVSGPNLLPAEALTLMADKPVVFACSNPDPEIKPELAHEVRSDLIMGTGRSDYPNQVNNVLCFPFIFRGALDVRASEINDEMKLAAVKAIRELAKEEVPAEVLAAAGETALEFGKGYIIPKPMDPRLLPRVARAVAEAAVESGVARIEMPANYMA, encoded by the coding sequence ATGTCTGAAGACAGCAGCCAAGCTCAATCCTCTCAAGAATTATCGCCTCAAGAACAATTCCGTCAGCAAGCTCTTGATTATCATGAGTTCCCGATTCCAGGCAAAATTGCCGTAGAACTGACGAAGCCTGCAAACTCTGCAGAAGACCTAGCACTTGCATACAGCCCAGGCGTGGCTGAGCCTGTTCGCGAGATCGCACAGAACGTTGATAACGTTTATAAGTACACAGGTAAGGGCAACATGGTTGCTGTTATCTCTAACGGTACAGCGATTCTTGGCCTAGGTAACCTTGGTCCTATTGCTTCTAAACCAGTTATGGAAGGTAAAGCGCTACTGTTTAAGCGTTTTGCTGGTTTAGATTCTATCGATATTGAAGTAAAACACCGCACAATCGATGAGTTCGTTGATACGGTTGCGAATATCGCAGATACATTCGGCGGTATTAACCTGGAAGACATCAAAGCACCAGACTGTTTTGAGATTGAACGTCGCCTGATTGAACGTTGTGATGTTCCGGTATTCCACGATGACCAACACGGTACTGCGATTGTGACAGCAGCGGGTATGCTGAACGCGATCGAACTTCAAGGTAAAAAACTTGAAGAGTGTAAGATCGTTTGTTTAGGTGCTGGCGCAGCAGCGGTTGCTTGTATGGAACTACTGATTAAGTGTGGCGCTCAGCGTGAAAAGATCTACATGCTTGATCGTAAAGGTGTGATCCACACTCGTCGTGATGACCTAAACGAATACAAAGAGCTGTTCGCAAATAACACTGACAAGCGCACGCTTGAAGATGTTATCGAAGGCGCTGACTTGTTCTTGGGTGTATCGGGTCCTAACTTATTGCCTGCTGAAGCATTAACGCTGATGGCAGATAAGCCTGTTGTGTTTGCATGTTCAAACCCAGATCCAGAGATCAAGCCTGAGCTTGCACACGAAGTTCGTTCTGACCTAATCATGGGTACAGGCCGTAGTGATTACCCTAACCAAGTAAACAACGTACTTTGTTTCCCATTCATTTTCCGTGGTGCGTTAGACGTGCGTGCGAGCGAAATCAATGACGAAATGAAGCTAGCGGCGGTTAAAGCGATTCGTGAACTAGCGAAAGAAGAAGTTCCAGCTGAAGTACTAGCAGCTGCGGGCGAGACTGCACTGGAGTTTGGTAAGGGTTACATCATTCCTAAGCCAATGGACCCACGCCTACTTCCTCGCGTAGCACGAGCGGTTGCGGAAGCGGCTGTTGAATCTGGCGTAGCTCGTATCGAGATGCCTGCTAACTATATGGCATAG
- the metF gene encoding methylenetetrahydrofolate reductase → MGYTHAGHIDALNQNIAELSDNINVSFEFFPPSSEKMEETLWNSVHRLKTLQPKFVSVTYGANSGERDRTHSIIKEIKNQTGLIAAPHLTCIDASREELIQIADDYWANGIESIVALRGDIPAGGGAPEMYASDLVELLKSRHDFDISVAAFPEVHPEAKSAQSDLINLKRKVDAGANRAITQFFFDVESYLRFRDRCVAAGVDVEIVPGILPVSNFKQASRFAAMNNVKVPGWMAKQFEGLDDDPTTRQLVGASQAIDMVRTLSREGVKDFHFYTLNRAEMTYALCHTLGVRPQVAAL, encoded by the coding sequence ATGGGATACACACACGCAGGCCATATCGACGCTTTAAATCAGAATATTGCTGAGCTTTCTGATAACATCAATGTGTCATTTGAATTCTTTCCACCAAGCAGTGAGAAGATGGAAGAAACACTGTGGAATTCTGTTCACCGTCTTAAAACACTTCAACCAAAATTTGTATCAGTAACCTATGGTGCAAACTCAGGTGAACGTGATCGTACCCACTCAATCATTAAAGAAATCAAGAACCAAACAGGCCTAATTGCTGCGCCACACTTAACGTGTATTGATGCTAGCCGCGAAGAGCTGATTCAAATTGCCGACGATTACTGGGCAAATGGTATTGAAAGTATTGTGGCGCTGCGTGGTGATATTCCTGCTGGCGGTGGAGCTCCAGAGATGTATGCCTCTGACCTAGTTGAACTGCTTAAATCGCGCCATGATTTTGATATCTCGGTTGCTGCATTCCCTGAGGTTCACCCTGAAGCGAAGAGCGCTCAATCTGACCTTATCAACCTAAAACGCAAAGTGGATGCGGGCGCAAACCGTGCTATTACGCAATTCTTCTTCGATGTTGAAAGCTACCTACGTTTCCGTGACCGTTGCGTAGCGGCTGGCGTTGATGTTGAGATTGTACCGGGTATCTTGCCAGTTTCTAACTTCAAGCAAGCGTCTCGCTTTGCAGCAATGAACAACGTAAAAGTACCAGGCTGGATGGCGAAGCAGTTTGAAGGTTTGGATGATGATCCAACAACTCGTCAATTAGTAGGTGCTAGCCAAGCCATTGATATGGTTCGTACGCTGAGCCGTGAAGGTGTGAAAGATTTCCACTTCTACACGCTAAACCGTGCAGAAATGACTTATGCACTTTGTCATACGCTAGGTGTTCGTCCACAAGTCGCTGCGCTTTAA
- a CDS encoding bifunctional aspartate kinase/homoserine dehydrogenase II, whose amino-acid sequence MATFRQLHKFGGSSLANPECYQRVVNILREYSSATDLVVVSAAGKTTNRLIEFVEALDKDGRIAHECLQALRQFQLELIEALLEGESAAQLTTTIQQEFTALGELTAPLSEAQKAQVLGHGEVWSSRLLAALLCQHDLQAVAQDARAFLRAEVGAQPEVDRARSYPLIKEALAQHAHCRVVITGFMAQNTDGETVLLGRNGSDYSATVIGALAEVERVTIWSDVAGVYSADPRLVSDACLLPLLRLDEASELARLAAPVLHSRTLQPVAQSAMDLSLRCSYQPEAGSTQIERVLASGRGAKIITSLDEVLIVQLTFGHGHDFDRLESEVLEGLKRAQLEPLAYELEPDQHCLRLAYTEEIAGGALEYLQDHAIEAEIKLKEGFSLIAAVGAGVTKNPNHCYGFYQQLKSSPVEFISEANSGLSLVAVIRKSETSSLVKGIHSQLFQAQKRVAIALCGKGNIGSSWLSLFAEQKAELEKRRGMNFELVAVVDSQTYWFDDQGIDATSVGKRFDDEAIANNGNDWLERLGSIQGYDEAVVLDVTASPVLASKYLQIAQQGIHLISANKVAGSASSEYYHQVQDAFAKISRHWLYNATVGAGLPINHTVRDLRESGDDIIALSGIFSGTLSWLFQQFDGTVPFSELVDLAWQQGLTEPDPRADLDGSDVMRKLVILARESGLDIEPENVKVESLVPEELQDLSVDDFFDKASVLSEELAERLEKAHSQQKVLRYVARLEKNGKATVGVEALSKEHALANLLPCDNIFAIESKWYKDNPLVIRGPGAGREVTAGAIQSDLNRMSSLF is encoded by the coding sequence ATGGCAACCTTTCGCCAGCTACATAAATTTGGTGGTAGCAGCTTAGCGAATCCTGAGTGTTACCAACGCGTGGTCAACATTCTTAGAGAATACTCATCAGCCACTGACTTGGTCGTGGTATCGGCAGCGGGTAAAACAACGAACCGCTTGATTGAGTTTGTTGAAGCGCTCGACAAAGATGGCCGTATCGCCCACGAATGTTTGCAAGCACTTCGTCAGTTCCAACTTGAGCTGATTGAAGCGCTGCTTGAAGGTGAGTCTGCGGCTCAGCTAACGACCACTATTCAGCAAGAATTTACCGCTTTGGGTGAGTTAACGGCTCCTCTAAGCGAAGCGCAAAAAGCACAAGTGCTAGGACATGGTGAGGTTTGGTCTTCACGTCTGTTAGCTGCTTTGTTGTGCCAACATGATTTACAAGCGGTTGCTCAAGATGCACGTGCCTTTTTACGTGCAGAAGTGGGTGCTCAACCTGAAGTGGACCGTGCACGTTCTTACCCTCTGATTAAAGAAGCCTTAGCGCAGCATGCACATTGTCGTGTCGTGATTACTGGCTTTATGGCTCAAAATACTGACGGTGAAACGGTTCTACTCGGCCGTAACGGCTCGGATTACTCAGCAACTGTGATTGGTGCTTTGGCTGAGGTTGAACGCGTAACAATTTGGAGTGATGTCGCTGGTGTATACAGCGCTGACCCTCGTTTGGTTTCGGATGCGTGCTTACTACCTCTGCTTCGCCTTGATGAAGCGAGTGAGTTAGCTCGTCTAGCGGCTCCAGTGCTTCATAGCCGAACGCTACAGCCTGTGGCTCAAAGTGCTATGGACTTAAGCTTACGCTGCAGTTATCAGCCAGAGGCGGGCTCTACACAGATAGAGCGTGTACTGGCATCGGGTCGTGGTGCGAAAATCATTACTTCTCTGGATGAAGTTCTTATTGTGCAACTGACCTTTGGTCATGGCCATGATTTCGACCGTCTAGAGAGTGAAGTGCTTGAAGGGCTTAAGCGCGCTCAACTTGAGCCGCTTGCTTATGAGCTTGAACCGGATCAGCACTGTTTGCGTCTTGCTTACACAGAAGAGATCGCTGGTGGTGCGTTAGAATATCTACAAGATCACGCGATTGAAGCTGAGATCAAGCTTAAAGAAGGATTCTCTCTCATTGCTGCCGTGGGTGCTGGCGTGACTAAGAACCCGAATCATTGTTACGGTTTCTACCAGCAGCTTAAGAGCTCGCCGGTTGAGTTCATCTCAGAAGCGAACTCAGGATTGAGTTTAGTGGCTGTGATTCGTAAGAGTGAAACTTCAAGCCTAGTGAAAGGTATTCACTCTCAGCTATTCCAAGCGCAGAAGCGTGTTGCGATTGCTTTATGTGGCAAGGGCAACATTGGTTCAAGCTGGTTAAGCCTGTTTGCAGAGCAAAAGGCGGAACTTGAAAAGCGTCGTGGAATGAACTTTGAATTAGTTGCGGTGGTTGATAGCCAAACCTATTGGTTCGATGACCAAGGCATAGATGCGACTTCGGTAGGTAAGCGCTTTGATGACGAAGCGATTGCCAACAACGGTAACGACTGGTTAGAGCGTTTGGGCTCTATTCAAGGTTACGATGAAGCAGTGGTTCTCGATGTTACTGCGAGCCCAGTGCTTGCATCAAAATATCTGCAAATCGCACAACAAGGTATTCACCTGATCTCGGCGAATAAGGTGGCAGGCTCTGCATCGAGCGAGTATTACCATCAGGTACAAGATGCTTTCGCGAAGATCAGCCGTCACTGGTTGTACAACGCGACCGTTGGTGCAGGTTTGCCGATTAACCACACGGTACGTGATTTGCGTGAAAGTGGCGATGACATCATTGCCTTGTCTGGCATTTTCTCGGGCACCTTGTCTTGGTTGTTCCAACAGTTTGATGGCACTGTGCCGTTCAGTGAGTTGGTAGACTTAGCGTGGCAACAAGGCCTGACTGAGCCAGACCCACGTGCTGACCTAGATGGTTCAGACGTGATGCGTAAGCTGGTGATTCTGGCTCGTGAATCGGGTTTAGACATCGAGCCTGAAAACGTAAAAGTGGAATCATTGGTACCTGAAGAGTTACAAGACCTGTCGGTTGATGACTTCTTTGATAAGGCTTCTGTGTTGAGCGAAGAGTTGGCTGAGCGTTTAGAGAAAGCGCACTCTCAACAGAAGGTTCTGCGTTACGTAGCGCGTTTAGAGAAGAATGGTAAGGCAACCGTAGGCGTTGAAGCTCTGTCTAAAGAACACGCTCTAGCGAACTTGCTGCCTTGCGATAACATCTTTGCGATTGAGAGCAAATGGTACAAAGATAATCCATTGGTTATTCGTGGTCCAGGAGCGGGGCGTGAAGTAACGGCGGGTGCAATTCAATCTGACCTAAACAGAATGTCTAGTCTGTTCTGA